The Desulfatiglans anilini DSM 4660 genomic sequence ATGGCATCACCGCGGTTTGCCGCGACCTCGACTGCATCCGGCAGCGCAAGGCCCCGACCGTGCTGACGCCGCACCCGGGCGAAATGGCGCGGATTGCGGGTGTGGCGACGGCGGAGATCCAGGCCGACCGGGTGGCCGCCGTCCAGAAGGCTGCGCGCGATCTGCGCGCACACGTCGTGCTGAAGGGGGCGCACTCTCTGATCGGGTGTCCGGACGGCCGGGTCTATGTGAATCTGAGTGGAAACAGCGGCATGGGCAGCGCCGGGTCGGGCGACGTCCTGACGGGGGTCATCGCCGCCATGCTGGGCCTCGGGCTGGGTTTCGAAGAGGCGGTGCTGAAGGGGGTCTTCATCCACGGGCTGGCGGGGGATCTGGCGGCCCAGGCGATGGGGGAGGACGGCATGACGGCGCGGGACGTGCTCGGACACCTCCCGCAGGCGGTTCGGCTCGACAGGGAGGGCCGCGCGGAGGACGTGCTCGGACGCTTCTACCGGGGCCCCATCATCATTTAAAAAGGGGGCCGAAGCCCCCGTCTGGTGTTTCAACCGGCCTGGTCGATCATGGCCATGATCTGCGAGGTGTCGAATCCCTTGAGGTGAATGGCCCCCGACCGGCAGGAGGCGGCGCACAGACCGCAGCCCTTGCAAAGCTCCGACTGGATTTCGGCCTTGCCGGTCTTCTCGTTGAACCGGGGGGCCGAGTAGGGGCAGATGGTCACGCAGACGCCGCACTGGCTGCAGAAGTTCGGGTCGACCTGGGCGACCGTGCCGCTGACCGGGATGATCTTCGCGGAGAGCAGGGTGACTGCCCGGGCGGCGGCCGCCTGGGCCTGGGTGATGGATTCGTCGATCGGTTTGGGCGCATGGGCGAGCCCGCAAACGAACACCCCGTCCGTGGCGAAATCCACCGGACGCAGCTTGACGTGGGCCTCGGCGTAGAATCCGTCATCGTTCTGGGAAACCTTGTAGAACTGGGCGAGCGGGCTTTCCTTTTCGGGAACCACGGCCGAGGCGAGCACCAGGAAGTCCGGCTGGATCTCCATGGGGCGCCGCAGGACGCGGTCGATGAAGCCGACCGAGAGCTTATTGTCTTTGACGGCCACATCCAGGCCCTTCTCGGAGTTGTAGCGCACAAAGTGGATGCCGCGGGTGCGCGCCTCCCGGTAGAGGTCTTCGCGCAGTCCGTAAGGGCGCATATCCCGGTAGACAATGAAGATGTCCATCCGTGGATTGATGTCCTTCAGCTTGAGGGCGCTCTTGATGGACTGGGTGCAGCAGACCTTCGAGCAGTAGGGGCGCTCGGGGATGCGGGAGCCCACGCACTGGACGAAGACCGCCGTGTCGGCCTTTTCGAGTTCCGGGTCCTGATCGATGAAACGCTGTTGGAGTTCAAGCCCCGTCATGACGCGGGGGTCCTGCCCGTAGAGATACTGGTCGGGCTTGTACTCGGAGGCCCCTGAAGCGAAGATCGTTACGCCGTGTTCCAGGACCTGGTCTTCGCCGTTCGTCCGGATGGTGGTGCGGAAATTCCCGACAAACCCGTCGACCTGCGTGATCTGGGAGTTGAGGAAGACCTGGATCCGCTCGTTGGACCGGGTGGCTTCGATCATCTTGGCGAGCTGGGCCTGAATGTCTTCCCCTCTCCAGGTCTCGTGCAGATGGATGGCATTCCCGCCGAGCGCGCCGGTCTTCTCGACCAGGTACGTATCGTATCCCTGATCGGCCAGATTGCGTGCGGCGGCCATGCCGGCGATTCCCCCGCCGATGATCAGGGCCGACGGGGTGATCTGGAGCTTCGGTTCGGGAAGGGGTTCGAGGAGGGCGACCTTCGCGACGGCCATCCTGACCAGGTCCTTGGCCTTGGCCGTGGCGGCGTCCGGGTCGTCCTTGTGGACCCAGGAGCACTGATTCCGGATATTGGCCATCTCGAACAGATATTTGTTGATGCCCGCGTTGGTCAGCGTCTCCTGGAAGAGCGGCTCGTGCGTCTTGGGTGTGCAGGCGGCGACCACCACGCGGTTGAGGTGCTGTTCCTCGATCACCTGCCGCATTTTGTCCTGGGTGTCCTGGGAGCAGCTGAACATGTTCTGTTCGGCGTAGGCGACGCCCGGAAGCCCCTTGGCGAACTCGACGACGGAAGGAACATCAACCGTCCCGGCGATATTGGTGCCGCAGCAGCACACGAACACCCCGATACGGGTCGGCTCGCCGCGGATGTCGATCTCTTTCGGGATCTCTTTGGTCTTCGTCAGAGACCAGCGCGCCTCGGTGAGCCGGCTGCCGGCCACCCCGGCCGCTGCACTGGAATCCACGACGGAGGTGGGGATGTCCTTCGGGCCTTGACAGACACCGCAGACGTAAACGCCCGGGCGCGAGCTTTCAACCGGGGCGAAGCTGCTGGTGCTGGCGAAGTTGTAGTGGTCCAGCTTGACCCCGAACCGGGCGGCGAGCTCCGCCGATTCCGGATTGGCCTCGAGGCCCACCGACAGGACCACGATGTCGAAGTCCTCCTCGATCCGTTTGCCGGCTTCGTCCACATAACGGAGCAGGAGGCGTCCGTCTTCGAGGGGCGTGATGTTGGTGATCCTGGACTTGATGAAGCGCACGCCCATCTGATCCTTGGCGCGGTTGTAATAGCGCTCGAAATCCTTCCCATAGGTCCGGATGTCGATATAGAAGATGGTCGTGTCGAGCCCTTCCTTGCTGTGCTCCTTGGCGAGCATCGCCTCTTTGATGGCGTAGGTGCAGCAGACGCCGGAGCAGTACCCCTTCGCCCCCAGGTGCTCGTCCCGGGACCCGACGCACTGCAGCCAGGCGATCTTCTTCGGCTCCTTGTGGTCCAGGGGCCTGACCAGATGGCCGCCGTAAGGGCCGGACGAAGAGAGGATCCGCTCGAACTCGAGGCTCGTCACGATGTTGGGGTGTTTGGCGTAGCCGTAAGTATCGTGGACCGCTGGGTCGAAGACCTGGCCGCCGAGCGCGAGGAGGATGGAGCCGACCTGCAGGTCGAGGTCTCTGCCTTTGTCCTCGTAGTTGATCGCCCCGGCCGGGCAGACCTTTTCACAGGTCCTGCACTTGCCCTTCGTCAGATAGATGCAGTTCTTGTCGTCGATCGCGTATTTGAGCGGCACCGCCTGCGGGTATTTGACATAGATGGCTTTGCGCTTGACCAGCCGCTCGTCGTATTCGTTGCCCACCTTTTTGGGGCATTTTTCGGCGCACAGCCCGCAGGCGATGCACTTGTCAAGGTCCACGTACCTCGGGTGCTGTTTGACCTTGACGCGGAAATCCCCTTCAGTCCCCGAGACGTCTGTAACCTCGGAGAGGGTCAACAGTTCGATATTGATATGCCGGCCGACCTCGACCAGTTTGGGAGAGATAATTCACATGGCGCAATCGTTGGTCGGGAAGGTCTTGTCCAGCTGGGACATCATGCCGCCGATGGAACTGGATCTCTCGACCAGGTAAACGAAATAACCGGAATCGGCCAGGTCAAGCGCGGCCTGCATCCCCGTTATGCCACCCCCAACGACCATCACAGCGCCGGTTTTATTCTGTGACATGGTTTACTCCTCTTTGCCGGTATCGAAAAAAGACGTGACACCGCTGATGTCGATCTTGTTCCGCTTGATCCCGAGCGTCTCGGCATCGATGCCCATGCAGAGCCCGAGCAGTTGTGGATAAAGGATCGAAGCGAGATATTCCTTGTTGCCGTTATGGGAAACGATCGTCTGCTGGACCGTGTCGAACTGCTGCTGGCACCAGGGACAGGCCGTGCAGAGAAAGTCGGCTCCGGCCTTTTTTCCGTCCCGCAGTTTCTTGCGCGTCAGATCGAGCGACACGCGATCATTGATGCCCAGAAGCGGGGCACCGCAGCACTCGAGGCGCGTCGGCCAGTCGACCGGTTTGGCTCCGAGCAGTTTCACGAGCTCTTCGAAAAGGGTGGGAGCGACCGGATCGTCGAACTGGGTGACCTCGCTCGGGCGCAGGGCGTGACAGCCGTAGTGGGCGGCGATGCTGAGTCCCTTGAAGCTGGTCTTCAGGGTGTCTTTGAGCGTTTTGATGCCGATCTCGCGGTGCAGAAAAGGCAGAAGATGTTTGATCTCGGTCTTGCCCTCGTAATGGAGACCCTCCCGGTCCAGGATCCGGTTGACGTCGCGTTTGAGGTCTTCATCCCCCCGGAGGGTGTATTGGGCCTTCCTGAGCGTACCGTAGCAGCACTTGCACAGGGTCAGCATGTCCAGACCGGCCTGTTCGGCGAGGGCCAGGTTCTTGGCGGAGGAGACCAGAAAGGCCATCTCGTCGATATTGCGCAGCGGGTAGCCGCAGCAGTTGAATTCGCGGAAATCCCGGAGTTCGACCCCGAGGCGCGCCAGGACGGCGCGTGAAGCCGTCTCGTATTGTGGAACACGGGCCGGGATGTTGCAGCCTAGGAAAAATGCAAAGTTCATGGTTGGTACCTCAATTCCGTTCCATCATGACCAGACCCGGTCGGCCTGGCTCGAAGACTCGCACCGGCCCGCGCCCGGATCGCCCCGCCCGTGGCGGTTTGAATCTACGGAAACGGCCCGGCAGGATTGTTTCCAGAAGGACAGCCGATCAGGCGGCCTGGCTTATGGCCCCGGACTTTCCGGCGGATTTCTCCTGATTGCGGATCGCCACATGCTTCAGTTCATACAGGATATCCGTAACCCGCACGTTCTGGGGGCAGTGCTCTTGACACTGATAACAGGTCAGGCAATCCCAGATCATGCGGGAACCGGCAGCCATATCGACGAGGCCCAGCCCGAGGGAGCACATGATCTGATGCGGCAGGAGCCCAAGGGCCTTTTCGGGTTCTTCGCAGCTGCCGACGACCGGGCAGACCGTGGTGCAGTTCTGGCATCCGAAGCAGTAGCTGAAAGTGTTTGCGCGGCTCAGTGCCGCCGCTTTGCCCGATGCCGGCGCATGGAGGGCGATGGGGCGGTTCTGGGCCTTCAGGGCCTCGAAATCCAGGACAAGCCGCCTCTTGGCCGATTCGCTCGGCTCCGGATAATCGTCGGAGACGAGGCCTTTGCGGAACATCCCGACGACGTAAGACAGCGGAGAGAGCACGACCGGGTCGGCGTAGCCTTTCTCGAACTGCACCTCCCGGAGGTTGAGCCACATCTCCCTCAGGTTGATGCCGGAGGGGCAGACGACGGTGCAGCGGTCGCAGCTCGTGCAGACCCAGATGCCTTCGATCAACGCCCGGTTCTCCTCGGGGCTGAGGGTCTTACGGGAAGCCCATTTCTTGAGCACGGCCATTTTTTCGGACGGGAGGATGCATTCGTTCCCGATGGCGGCGAAGGCCCCGGCGGCCGAACAGCGCAGACTGCAGGTGCCGCAGTGCGTACAGGCATCGAGCTCCATCACCTGGCGGGTGGCGACGTTGGCCGGATCGGACGTTGCGGGGTCCATCACGGCGTTGGCCAGCAGGCTGACCGGTGTGGCAAAAAGGTGAAACATCTTGCTGAAAGGCAGATAGGCCAGACCGAAGAAGCATGCCCACAAATGGATGTACCAGAGGAAGGTGCCCGCGCCGGCCCGGTCCAGGCCGAGGGCGATGGGGCTGATGAGCTTCGCCAGCGGATATCCGGTGAAGGCCCACTGCGGCGCGGAGTGGCATGCCGCGCAGCTCATTTCGTGCATATCCCCGCCGTCGGCAAGGGTCTCGGCGTCGAAGGGCGGCTTGACGCCAGGGGAGACGACGCCGAAATGTTCGACCCAGTAGCTCTCGAGCGGCCTGACGTCCTCCGGGTCGGTCGAGTCGGCATAGTCCTCCACCATGCGCATGAAGTCGGAGTGAGACGTGATCTTGACCGCCTCGAGGAAGATCCCCGAAAGGATGATGACGGCGACGATGAGGATGGCATATTTATCCATCCCGCTGGTCCTGAGGCGGGGCACCTTGAGGATGAACCGCCGGTAGACGGCGATGGCCACGCCGACCACGACCATGGCGCCGAAGAGGTTTCTCAGGAACATGTAGGGATTGAGGGTCGAGGCGTAATCCGGGAAAACCGCGACGGTCAGGATGCTTCCGAGGGCGTGCATCAGCAGGAGCAGCGTGAATCCCCAGAAGATCAGCATGTGCATGACCCAGCGCAGGGTGTCTTCCTTGAGGATGCGCTGCTGCCAGAGGACGTCGACAAGGAAGGCCTTGATCAGGGTTCCCATCCTGGCGCTGAACAGGACCGCCAGGATGCCTTTCATGGCGGCTCCGATGCGCTCGCCGGTCGAGAAGCTCTTCCCGCCCATGCCCACCTGACGGGTGAACCATGTGCCGATCTTGTAAATCAGGCCGATGAGAAAAATGGCCAAAGAGGTATAGAGCGAGACGGTGAAAAACATGCGTGGACCTCCTCATGATTCCCTTGAAGAGCGAAAAAGCGCCGGATTTCAAGGCGATTCGCCCCAGATTGGCTTTTTACGATCAACCCTTATAGCGATTGTGATGGGATTTGTCAAAAGAATATATTCACAAACTTTTCCGATTGTTGTGTTATGATGCCGCCGCTGGCGAATTGCGGAACGCTTGCGGCGAGAGAGGAAAAACTCTCGCTTACGGATCGGAAACTCGGCTGCACCGGGGAAACATGATCGGGATCGACATAACTTACAGGGCCCTGTACGACGAATGCCGTCTTTGCCCGCGCGACTGCAGGGTGGACCGCTCGGTCCGACGGGGGGTTTGCGGAGAGGCCGACACCCTGCGGGTGGCCTATGTCGGGCCGCATTTCGGCGAGGAGCCGCCGATCAGCGGGGAAAGCGGATCGGGCACCGTCTTTTTCACCGGCTGTGCCGTGCGCTGCAGCTTCTGTCAAAATCATCAGATCTCCCGCGGAGGTTTGGGGGAGGCGCTCACGGCAGAGGATCTGGCGGGGCGGATCATCGATATGGCGGTGCGGCACCGTGTGCACAATATCAATTTTGTCACGCCCGACCATTTTTTCCCCGATGTCTTCGAGGTCGTGTCGATCTGCCGGGATAGAAGGGGAGTCCGTCTACCTCTGGTATACAACCTCTCGGGGTATCAGCAGATCGAGTCGCTGCAGCAGGCGGAGCCTTTTGCGGATGTCTACCTGCCGGATTTCAAGTATTCGGATTCGGAACTCGCGCGCAAACTGTCGCGGTGTCCGGATTATCCGGGGAAGGCTTTGGATGCGGTCGCCGAGATGATCCGGCAGAAGGGATTTCTGGATTCGTTTGAAACGGATGGCGCGCCGGCCGGCAAGGGCGTGCTGGTCCGGCACCTGATCCTCCCCGGGGAGGTGGAAAATTCGATGGACGCCTTGACCATGCTTTTCCTGGAATTTGGTGACAGGCTCCCTCTGAGTTTGATGTCGCAGTACCACCCCGTGACCCCCCAGGCCCACGCCCCCCTCAACCGCCGGCTGTCCAAGGATGAGTTCGACCGGGTCTTCGATCACGCGCTCGCCCTGGGATTCAGAAACCTGTTCGTACAGTTCCCTGAGGAGGTTCCGGCGGGGGGGGAAGGATTCTCATGGAGACCGCTGGTCCCCGATTTCACCGCCGAGGAGCCTTTCGCCCCCATCCTCGGCTAGACCGGGCGTGAACCTGCAGATTGACGCCGAGATTGGCAAAAGAGCCCATTTGCGGCGGTCCGGTTTCCGCTCCCCTCCGGGAGCGAGGTCCTCTGCAGGCAGGCGCTTTCGGCGTCTCACGTGCCGCATGGAGGTCCTGTCTTTTCACCCGTCATCTTCTGTTGACATTAATGAAGGCGTTTGTTAAAAAAATCACATTCTTTGGATTGCCCCCGTCCGGCTGAACCGGAGAGGCCAAAATTCTGAAAGGAGCACACACCTCATGGAAGCATTAACCCCGCTGTATGAAGTCAATGAGGCCCTCGTGGCGATGGGGGCCGAGAAACTCAATCTCTGTATGCAGTGCGGCATGTGCGCCGGGTCCTGTCCGTGGCGGATCGTCGACGGGCCGTTCAATATCCGCAAGATGATTCGCATGGCGCAACTCGGCGTGGAAGGCTACGAATCGGATGACATTCTTTTTGGCTGCACGACCTGCAACAAGTGCGTTTTGAAATGCCCCAGGGGCGTCACCATTATCGACATCGTCAAGGCCATGCGCGGTATGATGGTCGAGGCCGGCTCGCTCCCGGGCGTCCTCAAGACCGCCACCGGAAGTGTCCACAGCCAGGGCAACCCATGGTCCGAACCACGTGAAAAGCGCGTGCAGTGGATGAGCGGACTCGATATCCCGCAGTTCGACGGCAGCCAGGAATACTTCCTGTTCGTCTGCTGCACCTCCACGATCGACGCGCGCAGCCAGAAGATCGCCAAGGCTATGGTGAAGGTGCTCAAGGCGGCCGGGGTCTCCTTCGGCGTGATCGGCGAGGAGGAGAACTGCTGCGCGGAATCGGTCCGCAAGATCGGCGACGAAGAGCTTTTCACGAAGACGGCCGAGAAAAACATCAAGCTTTACAGCGAAAAGGGCGTCAAAAAGGTCATCACCACCTCCCCCCATTGTTTTTATACGTTTTCCAAGGAATACCCGGAATTCGGCGCGGATTTCGAGGTGATGCATTACACGCAATTCCTGGCGAAGCTTCTGGAAGAAGGCAAGATCAAGCTGTCCAAGACCCTGGACACCACGGTCACCTATCATGATCCTTGCTATCTCGGCCGGCACAGCGAGGTGTACGACGAGCCGAGGGCTCTCATCTCCGCGGCGACCGGCGGAAAGCTCGTCGAGATGAAGCGCATCCGAAAAGACAGTCTGTGCTGCGGCGCCGGCGGCGGGCGGCTTTGGATGGAAACCCCGCCCGAGTGGCGTTTTTCGGACCTGAGGATCCACGAGGCGTGCGAGACCGGGGCCAAGATCCTCGCGACAGCCTGTCCTTACTGCATCTCCATGCTCGAGGACAGCCGCAAGACCACCAACAAGGAAGATGAAATCGAGATCAAGGATATCTCCGAGCTGATTGCCGAAGCGCTCTAATCCATCGATTGTCCCTTCATAAAAGCCTTACCTGCCCGGGTAAGGCTTTTTAGCGCGTGGGCCTCGAGCCCGCAGGGCCTGACCCGATGAAAACGGCCTATTTCGACTGCTATGCCGGTGTCAGCGGCGACATGTTCATCGGTTCGCTGCTGGATGCTGGTCTGCCCTTCGAGGAGCTCCAGGCGGCGCTCGAAACGCTACCGCTTGAGGGATACCGCCTGGCCATGCGCGAAGAACGGCGCCAGGGGATCCGGGGAACGCGCTTTCTGGTGGAGATGCTCCAGCATGAGCACGCCCATCGGCGTTTGGGGGACGTCCGTCGCATCATCCACAGCTCCGCCCTGAGTGATTGGGCGAAGGGCGCCGCGGAGGCGGTCTTCGAGATCCTGGCCCGGGCGGAGGGGAAGGTCCACGGGCTTTCTCCGGATGCGGTGACCTTCCACGAGGTCGGAGCGGTCGATTCGATTGTGGATATCGTGGGCGGTGTGTTCGGGGTCGAATCTCTGGGCATCGAAAGCATACAAGCCTCACCCCTGCCGCTCGGTCGTGGATTTACCTCGTCGGCCCACGGGAGGCTGCCTTTGCCCGCACCCGCCACCCTCGAGATCCTGGCAGGCCTGGAGGTGAGGGACGCCGGCACGGAGACGGAGACGGTGACCCCGACCGGGGCGGCACTGCTCAAAGCCCTGGCTTCATCCTGGGGCCCGATGCCTGCCATGCGCATCCAGCGGATAGGGTACGGTGCCGGCTCGCGGGATCTGCCGGACAGACCGAATTGCCTGAGGGTGCTCATCGGAGATGCGGCGGTTGCCGGAGATGCCGAGACCGTCCTCATGCTCGAAACGAACCTCGACGATGCGAGCCCGGAGTTTATGGGCTACATGATGGAGAGGCTTTTCGGCGCCGGAGCGCTGGATGTGGTGTTCTTCCCTGTGCAGATGAAGAAGAACCGTCCTGGGACGCAGGTGCAGGTCATGGCGCATCCGGTCCGGAAAGACGACCTGACCCGTATTCTGTTCGAAGAGAGTCTCACGCTCGGGGTCCGGGTTCGGATGTGCGAGCGAGAGGTGCTCGAGCGGGATCTCGTGACGGTTGAGAGCCCCTGGGGGCCCCTCCAGGTCAAACGCGTCAAGGATCCGGGAGGCCGCAGGAGGCTTGTGCCGGAATACGAGGCTTGCCGGGCGGTGGCTGTGAGCCGGCGGGTCCCCTTGAGAGACGTCTATGCCTGGGTGACGGGACTGGGGGATTCCGGCCTGTGACGTCCCCCCCATCTCAGGAGCGTGTTGTAAAATCCCTTGTCTACAGGCCGTTAAAAAGTGGTCGGGCGGAAGGTTTGTCAATTCCGGCGCGATGAGCTGCGCACATGACAAGAGCTGAGCAGTGAAGCGGGATGAGCGCAGCCGAAGGGCGTTTTTCAAGACCTGTCAGCCGGATACACCCTGTGGAGCGGTTCGGCGATACCGGCCGGCTGAACCGCCTGTCCGGCAAGTGCTGCTGCGATCCGGCCGGCTCCCCCCGCGCAAAGGGGTGGAAGCGGAGGCAATCCCTGCTTGATGTCCACAGACCGATCTGATACCTTGACTCCCGCAGCCGCGTTCAAGATCGCCTCTCTTTCGGGCAAGGCGGCCCTCGTCCTGTCGACCTGGTTCGGAAGCGGCCTTGCCCCGGTTGCCTCGGGAACCTTCGGAACCCTGGCGGCTTTGCCTCTGGCCTACCTGGTGAGCCTTGCGGGAGGCGCAGGAGGGGTGCTGGCGACGCTCGCCCTGATCGGGCTGGCATTCTGGTCCTCGGAGAGGACGCGGCGGCTGCTCCGAAAGGATGATCCTTCGCCCGTGGTGATCGATGAGGTCGCGGGGACCCTGGTGACCCTCTTTCTGGTCCCGCCTTCCTGGCTGGGTTGGATCGCCGGTTTTTTCCTGTTTCGTTTCTTCGACATCCTCAAGCCTTATCCGATCAGGCGGCTCGAGAGGTTGAAGGGCGGCTTGGGGATTGTCGCCGATGATCTCCTGGCGGGGGTGTATGCCCGGGTCGTGCTCGGCCTGATCCTGTGGCTGGTGCCTTCCGCGTGAGGGCGGAATCCCGCTCCGGTGGCATGCATTCGACCATCGCGGCGGCCGCCCGCCGTCCGCCCTTGAAAAACATCCGGCACGCGAAATATGTACGGAGAAATCATCACCATAGGCACTGAGCTCATTTCGGGCAGAACCCTGGACCTGAACGCCTGGTACGCTGCAGGGCGGTTGACGGCGTCGGGCCTTCGGGTCACGCGGATGACGGCTGTTGGAGACGACCGGGAAAGAGTTACGGATGCCCTTTCGCGTGCACTCGGCGAATCGCTGTTCGTCATTGTAACCGGGGGCCTCGGCTCCACCGAAGACGACATGACCACCGCGATTGTGGCTGATGCCTTGAAGCGGCCGCTCTGCCTCGACCGGCGGATGTTCGATCTGATCAAGAGCCATGCCGAGGCACGCGGTATGGAAATGACGGCGGCGCTTGAAAAGATGGCCTGGATGCCGGGTGGTGCGCAGGTTCTGAAGCCGGAGGGAAATGCCTGCGGGTTTCGGATGGTCGAGGGGGCTGTCCGGCTGTATTTTCTGCCCGGGGTGCCAGATCAGATGCGTTATTTGATGGATGAGTGCGTGCTGCCTGATCTTTTGCAGCGGTTCCAGACCTTGCCGGTGCTCCGTCAGCGCATCCTGAAGCTTTACGGCGTCAGTGAACCTGTCATTGCGGAGACATTCAAGAGTCTGGAGGCCAAGTCCCCGGATGTTCAATTCGGTTTCTACCCGCGCTTTCCCGAAAACCACATCACGATCAGCCTGAGAGGCCCCGACGAGCCCTCCGTGAGCCGTGAACTCGACCAGGCCGAATCGGCCGTCCAGGGGCTTTTGGGGGAGTATGTCTTCTCCGCAGGAAGCGATACGATGGAAGAGGTCGTCGGGCGGGGTCTGATAAAGGCTGGCCTGAAACTGGCATCGGCCGAGTCCTGCACCGGGGGGATGATCGGGCAGATGCTGACCAACGTACCGGGGAGCTCCGACTACTTCGAAGGAGGCGTGATCTCCTACAGCAACGCCGCGAAGGTGGGTTTTCTGGGGGTTCGGCGGAGGACGCTCGCGCGGCACGGTGCCGTCAGCCGTGAGACGGCGCTCGAGATGGCCGAAGGGGTCCGCGGACGTATGCACGTGGATATCGGTCTGTCA encodes the following:
- a CDS encoding competence/damage-inducible protein A, giving the protein MYGEIITIGTELISGRTLDLNAWYAAGRLTASGLRVTRMTAVGDDRERVTDALSRALGESLFVIVTGGLGSTEDDMTTAIVADALKRPLCLDRRMFDLIKSHAEARGMEMTAALEKMAWMPGGAQVLKPEGNACGFRMVEGAVRLYFLPGVPDQMRYLMDECVLPDLLQRFQTLPVLRQRILKLYGVSEPVIAETFKSLEAKSPDVQFGFYPRFPENHITISLRGPDEPSVSRELDQAESAVQGLLGEYVFSAGSDTMEEVVGRGLIKAGLKLASAESCTGGMIGQMLTNVPGSSDYFEGGVISYSNAAKVGFLGVRRRTLARHGAVSRETALEMAEGVRGRMHVDIGLSVTGIAGPAGGSAEKPVGTVYFGLAHEGASFAERYRFWGTRKQIRKNAAMMALDWVRRFLHGDPFLSGV